The genomic stretch TTATTCTTCACCCCAACACTGGATCCATTAGAGAAGTCTGCTGACTTGTCCTGACAAATCAGTATATCGCGTGACCATGACATGTGTTTTTCCGTCTAACATACCAGAAAGTCGTGCATGCGTACCAGTTCAAAGTCCTCCATTTCACATTTGATCATGCGTTTTGTCATGCTCTCTAGAATTGTCTGGAGCTCTGACTGGTATCCCTCCtcgtcctcatcctcatcctcatcactGTCCTCACCGTTGGTTCTGGTTGAATGTCGCATATTTTTAAGCCACAACAGGCAATGTACAGTGCAGCTCACCAGGTGGGCCTGAGGTAGAAAGAAATATTTACAGGCAGAAATACAtgataggggaaaaaaaagcacaggaAGACCTGACCAAATCTCCAACAGGATGCTGACTCAAATATGGCTTTGCATTAGGGCggcggttctcaattattttttgtcatgcccccccaggggacagaaatttTTTCACGCCACctgtgatttgaaatactaatgagaacttgtaatatttatttatttatctgtacaaaccttCATATGAGTTGCTGCCACCAGCATCATTCAAGCACAAACAAATACACTAACAGACATGCCAACTTTGAagacatttaagtaaagttATAGTACATGCAGCATGCGGGAGGTATATAGCATAGTGGCCTCTGCCTCTCGCGCACCCTCaagggggcccgccccactatttgagaagtgCTGCATTAGGGGAAAGTTGAACTCACTCCATatccagcagatggtgctgtggTTACAAAGATGCTTACATGGACTGGAAGTGATTCAACTGTGAAACTCCTCGAAGTACTATTTTTGAAATTATtaagtgtgtgtctgtctgactGTAATTTTGTATACCATGTTGGGCTACGAAACCAAACTCGTTCCAAGTTGTCAGTGGAACAGCATAGAGAATCTGACTGACGTGCCAATTTCATTGGGCAAAAATGGGAGGGGTGGTATCTAAAGGGTCCAACTCTTGATGTATTCATCGAGAGGCATGCCCATACAATTTAACCACAACAGTGTAAATAAGCATACTTGATAGACATAAGCAAAGCAGCATCACTACAGATTGATAGTACCAAAGGCTCCTGAATGTGGACTTGTTCTCCATGAGCAGTGATGCATGGCTGCAGTTTCACTGGGGGCAGGAGATCTTGTTCAGGTTCGTAGTATCGCCTCAGCTATGAATAAAAAGATGCGGGCAgaaaatatggatggatggatgcttcaAGCATGATAAATAAGATGATTCATATTGACTGACTCTGGGAAGACATTCATACCTGTGATAAAAGTGTCTGCATGATGGAGCTTGCGAGCTGAGAGTTCCGACTGAGAACACCATAGAAGCCCTGCATAACATATCAATCAACACCccacaaaacaaagtaaagtcaCATCTTCATACACCTAATTCATAGTAAACTGGAAGGCAACTTGCAATGCAATATCATCATATTGACATATTTAAATCatgacagtatactgtatagccACTGTAGTGCTTCAGGCAAAATAgactattcatccatccatccattttctacaccactTGTCCTCGAAAACAGACTggataatttaaataaatattgtagTATCAATAAGTCTAACTGATTATAAGGCTTAAAACGGAGCACACACACCTCATAGAGCATGAGGCGCACATCAGCCTGCTGGCCAAGGCAGCGACGGAGGCTGCTCAAGATCTCCAGACAGAACGCTTCATTGGCAGCAGCATTATAGCGAGAATGAACGTCCACTTGGATCTAGTCAGAGATTCAAGCAGATTAGTTAGGTTGTTCAGGGTTCATACAGTAACCCTTTTTCATGGTTCAAACACTGTTTGAGCACTTTCAAGTTaagttttcatttaattttcattgtgtcctgtttgctaagtagctgAAAAGTAACCCGACTTACTTCATCACAtagtaaaacacaaaacacaggaTTGTGCTATTCATAAACTAAATTAGGTCATATTTTATGcgcatgttatgttttatttatttctcaaTCTAGAAAAAGAGGACTATTCAGTcagaaattattattaaattatgttttaattaaaaaatgataattCAAGTACAGTACTTTAAAACACATTATGGTCACAACATTAAAAGCCATGCTCTTTCAACCATTTTCAAGCACCAGTATGATTCCTGATGAAAGCACACGCGTAGCCTGTAAACCTACCTGGCTTGAGGAGATAGTCTGGCTGCACTGGCTGGAGGCCAGGCTCCCCAACACTTTGAAGTtcttcaacaacaacaagaagccAGTCACAGCAGACTTTCGTCCATCCAACTGGCTGGGAAGGAGTCAAAACATGTTCAAATGATAATATTGTATTAGGACACTCAAAACTACATAAACTAACTAAGATAAATCCCATCCAATTTGCTGGaacaatataaaaacagaaatggtCAAACAGTCCATATACCTGGAAAACATGGCCTTTCGGAGGACCAGAATCAATGCATCTTTCATTGAAATGCTGACTTTCAGCAGAGGCTGTACATCAAACAGAAAATGTTTTACATAGCTTTGTGTGTCTGACTGTGagatgtatgtactgtagttctGTGCATGTTTGTGGGTTTGAGGTACCTGGACAGCTTTCAGCAAGCCCTGCACTGTGGCCAAAGGCAGGTATGACAGGTGGTCAAAAGTCTCTGTAACCTTGGAGGATGACTCCAGTAGTATCATAGGAGCAGAGGTCACAATGTCACAAAACAGATCTGATGACACAGGGACAAAATCTGTCATAATTAAGCATACTTATGAGACACAACTGCATATTTGATGTTACGGAGTTTCACCGAACGGCCACATTAGATTTTCATGCCTAACGACAAAGAATTGTGTGTTTTAACTCACTTACATTGGATCACCTCAGATTGTAAATGTGTGAACAATGTTGTGGGCAGTGAGTATATATTGATTGTATTACCTAAGAAATGATTGACAGGTGACGCGGTCTTTGTGACCAGTCGATTCAGAACTTGTTCCAGTATATCGCCTCTGATTGCCTCGTGCATCTGACAGAACAAACGTACATCACAGCAGGACAACGCAATACATATGTGGAGTGAAAACCAAATGTTACCTTAAAGCCCTGCAGGAGCACCTGACCTCCCAGTTTGCATGCCAGCTGAGCGGGGGTTCTGGCCACAGTAGCAGACCCTTCTGCGGTCTTGCCAAATGGTCCAGGTTTCGGTCCAAATGTGTCCATCAGGAAGAAGCCCAGCTGCACCAGCCCCTGGGTGACATGATCCCATCCAAACACACTccacaaaaaataacaatgaacaTGAATACAGTGGATAAACAGCAGTTGTTCCAAGTCCATGTGAAGATGTCAGTATGCTTGTGACCCATTTAGAATATGATACAAGGCACATCATTCATGTTTGAGAGGTCAAAACCTGCAGTTTGAAATTTGGCACATTAGGCACACTTTATCTGTGTACTGTTTGCCAAATTTCTTAATGTCagaataaaatatcaaatgtttttaaacTGGACCTGAATCATTTGTGtaagtgttccctcgctctatcacggttcgCCTTTCACGGATTATCTcttttgcagaatttttttagtgcatctttttattattttttttttttaaactacagcaaatgaacgctgttacagtcCGAGaccggccctttaagaagaattgcattgtgggatgtTGAGTGTatttctcttccctctctcgtctgtctgcaccgccccttgttttctgcattctgattggctgtaggccatTGTCAATCATTCACCTTTGTGCCGCCCtgctgtgtctcctgtgtcatcgctagcttgcttgctgtctagcttgtaaattaatcttcggtttgaaggaggaggactgcaacaggaggagtactgcagcaatatgtttaaaacaaggatacaaaaacgctacagtacagtggaacagcGCCaagacgaaaaggcacggtcacaggagtgaaatactcGCGATTggtttaataatttcttgtgtccgacctgtagtttgatcatgaaaattcaaacgaaggtttgaacttttttgagaatgtttaaacgagagagaaatgtgagaaaatgttattgcctgtctgagaaaagtgtataaagtgtatggtgaggggttttacagccttaaaatataaaatatagtcagtgaaaaaaaatggaagttggctacttcacggatttcacttatttctggctattttgggaacctatcccccacgataaacgagggaacactgtatacccTTTCCTTTCTTTGTGCCATAGCCACCACGTATAAAACGTAAAGGTTAAGTGAATGCCTCTAAAGTTGTACGAAGTGAAAAAATATCcccaaaaaagtcaaacaacacTTGAAGGTGGCTTGGTACACCCACCTCTAAAAGTTTGGAAACACCTGCAGTTTTTTTGGAGGGGAGTGTATGTGTATCTCTGTCCAGGCTGCTTAGTACTAGATGGTCAAGTCCACATTAAGTTGACCATAATAACAATTAAAGTGAGCGGCAATGCATCCTCTTTCACTCTTCACATTCATTACCTTATTGTTAACACAGGTTAATTTTCTTTACACTTGTAGAAAAAACATGTTCGCAAAAACTTTGTCgatacagttaataaaggtgttATGATGGCAAACGTAATATCCTGCAATGGATTAATTCAATTTATATCCAATatacaatacattttgttttcaaatttaaataaatgaccAGGGTCCTGGAATGGATTGCGGTTAACCTTTAAGGGTCCAGTGGTAATTTTTGACATTGCTTATATACTGATAAACTCCCGGCAGGTAACTGCTCATACCTGTTTTTCACTGTGTCCAAAATCATCTGAGAAACACTACAGTGCTTTGGAAGGAGGTCCTGCAAGAATTTGGACCCCTGCAGCAACTGTTCATCTTTGAGGCTCTTGATAATTGCCCCCTTTAAAAGTTCAAACACCTACCAAATACACAGAATGAGAAAGATAATTAACATGCAGAATGGCGTCAGGTAAagataaaaacagcagcagagacTCCCGACCTGTTCCTCATAGCGTTGGATGCGTGCAACAGAGAGCAGTAGGGCAACGCTGAAAGGGCAGAGGTCCCCATATGATGTCTGGTGCAAAATAAATCATGAGTGAAATCCAGAAGTTATGTTGAATCAGACTCTATCAGATTGTTTCAGTGAGTGAGAAATGAGACATATGTAGCTTACCTTGATGCTTTTAAGGAATTCTCTCCCAAGATCATGGTCCAGCCTTACAGCAAAGACAATGTGGAGGATAACCGTGCCTTCAACATGTCGTAACTGATCCTGTGGTATAGACTGAACCTCCAGATCCAAGCTTCTGAGAGAGACGAGGGTGGGGGTAGGGGTTGATAATGAAAAGCAATAGTAGTTAACATGGAAAGTGTCACTTGCAATGCTTGTGTCACCCACTCTCCATCTTTCTGCTCCTCGTGTTGGCTTATGTCTTGCTGCTTAAAATAAGTGATGATTCCATCTAGGACCTGTCTCTTGCAACCCTACAAGGTGCAACATGATCAATTCTATCATTAGATAGCCAGTGGGAGAAAGATGAATGCTGTCACACACTCCTTACCTTTGCAGATAACAAGAGCAGCTGATAAACAAGCGGTGGGATCACCTGCAGGTCAAGTTTGCTGAACATCCGCAGCACTTTCTCCACCAGAAAGTGCAGCTCATCTGATGATAAAGGCACATCCCTGAAATGACGCAGACCCACTCAGAGGGTCAGAGTGCAGCCTTGCCAATATTGCAGAtgtcaataaagcaataaaacagtTGATCAAACTAAACAGCCTTGGAGATGACAAGAGTTACCTGAACATCGTGGTCAGGTGGATAACACATTGCGAGTCCCATCTGCATCATGAAGACAAGTAtttagtaaaataaataaataaaagcgaaTCAAATTGCTCCTTATATTTAATTTGAATGCTGACatcaataaatgaattcaaaataaaattcatgTAAGTGCATAATCAAGAACATGAGGTTTTTCACGATATCACCTGCATGAGCAGAGGCTATTGATCAGCTGTTTCTTGTATTCCTCACCACTGAGTTCAcctaaaattacaacaatgGCAGAAAatcgttttttaaaaacactacaAGTGGAAATTACTCTTTAGGTTTAGCATAACCACGTACACACTCTGAGATCCAATGCAAAAGCTGCATTAAAAATGATGTCTTTACAAAGATAGTACTCATTTGTGATTGATACTTTCAcaaaggtattcatttaacaatatatttattagTGTAATTGTCATTTGCGGCTGTGTGTAACAACACCACATAGAGTTTGTTGAATTCATACCTCTGTTAACGGTGTTAAAAAGCAAGCACCGTTGTCTTTGTTAAACCATAATTTTTAATTCAGCTGTTACTGGATTGTCATATTGTAGCCGGTCTGTGTATACATACAACTGTTTGTACTTACCTTTACCGTATGACAACTTTTCACAGGCCATCATGGCAGTAAGCACAGTGGGAAATAGTTCCAAAGACTTTCCATGGAATATTTTTCCCCCTTTTACTTCTTTAACAAAAAGTTCTGCCAGTTTCGCAAGAGACGATCCATTCAGAGTGTGTGTCTGcgtataagacaaaataagacaaatgggAATTAGAAAGGTCTGAGGCAATCAGCATTCATCAACTAAGTGAAAATCAAGGAGTTGAACTGTAAAAGGGGGTTGTGTAAAACTCTGAAGAGAAACACTGATTACGACCAATTATACAACATAACTTGTTTGCAGTTTTTGCTGTCCTTTGgctgaaaatgacacaaaaagagacattttACCTCAAGCATGAGCAGTCCAATGATATCAGCTGCCACTTCACTTTGGAGGTCACCAGACTCACAGAGTGGGATGCAGTGTTGATAAAGCAGCAGTCTGCGCTTTGACCCTTCAGTAGAATTAGGTGGGGagcctaaaaaaaacatattatatgACTGAGGTCGCTCTAATTTCTATCGCCTCAAATGCATTGATGTCAAACTGATATCCGAAAAACTTGTTAGTgtctgacattattttttaaaaagtactaaAAGGGAGGGGGTGGACTAATCGATCCAAACATCAATGGTGTCAATACTCAGAACTCttccatgtttattttcacaaatatctgtttttTGAGTTCTTCATATTGTTACACTGTTGATATTGTTGAGACAAAATTTCTTATTTAAgacatccgtccatcttctatgccgcttacctaattagggtcgcggggatatgctggagcctatcccagctgacttcgggcatgagtcggggtacaccctggactggtcgacagccaatcgcagggcatatatagacaaaaaaTCATTCCGaaaatgcaaattccacacagagatgcccaacggagattcgaacccaggtgttcccgatctcctgactatgtggccaacatgctaaccactcagccaccataCGGCCCTTATGAAagacattaataacacaaattattattggaaagaaaaaaaaattgagcaagcaatttattgcaaacaaaccaTTAAGCTGaactaggctgttcatcagctgatcgaaggtttaagaccatagctcaaaaataCTGAAACCtctctaaaataaaaataacattttcaaaaaatgactcaATAATGACTAGTTGTgctattcttgttaatcacctcaaaaatgtattttggcatgcttgatgccagtgtttccaggaggctagtgttgctccaggtggtgaagatggcttcacagagggcatccactgtctggaactgcccatttttgtaaagttcccttgccatccatccccaattCTCAACAGGATTTTGATCAGGGGAAAACACAGgctggtccaaaagagtgacattatttttctggaAGCAGTCgtttgtcaggtgggcattgtgaactgcagtgatgagggatgccccctgcaacatctctaaATGGCCAGCTGTCGTGtgaaaatgactgtcttactgcgtccaacctcagcagcaactgcacgctgcaagaggccttgcttatgcagctcaactatccgaccacattcaaagAGTGAAAGCTTTTtatctttgccatcaagagatcagaCACAACACGAGACTGTGGCTTTTAAAGGcggtggtctttttttttttatcagcttttgaacagcctatttgactttaatggttgtttgcaataaattgtttagtCTAAcgtctttttgtctcactcccacttctttttgcaacaaattaaaggcaatgTCACGAAATCACTCATTGATTCCACGTaaaaaaaagtatcagtatcggcaacACAGGCGCTAATAAATGCTCTAATATACGGGGGTCCATAGTTTATCATTAACAATTACAGACTAGAATTCCTTACCTTTGAGTATGGCTTTAATAATGAGGCCAACGTTCTTGCCCTTCAATGCACAGTTGGTAATTAGCGTGGTcaactgcaaaacaaaaaagttagcGTTTTACATCATTTACAAAAAAGTGGCAGCGCTGAAAACGAGTATCTTAGCTGTGTCAACACAAGTTACCTTGTCTTCAGTCACGGAGGACAAGTATTTTTGAAGCTCCGCAGAACTGTCGCCATCTGACAGGTGAATTATTCTATCCATTTCAGCCTTCATGCTCGAACAAAAGTGTATAATTCACACATACATCAGAGCGACTGTGTAGACAAAAAAAGGTCGGCAACGTACGTGCAATAGTGTATTTCCCGCCAGCAGAGAACACTTCCTGTTGTGCTTTTCGGGTTGCCATGTTCAGCTTGCTTTGTCCTCCGAAAGCAAAGATCTATGTTCAATATTAGTCCATTAAAACGCCCTCATTGTTACACACGTGACACTATAAGAATACTTTTAGTGTAAAGAATTAAGtgctgtatttttaaatatatatcaatGCATGTGCCAACGCAATTTTCAAACCTGACGAGTGAGTCTGACAAACATCTCCCGATCATTCGATTTTATTTTGGCtagaaatatgttattttaccTGGTCATTttggtcacttcctgtgtggaaaGAAGGaaggtaaaaatatatatatatataaatataatttttttttcattaaaagagttaaaataataacataacattaaataaaacaataagaaaacaTTGAGGACGCTGATTTCAAGCTTCATGAAGTCTTTGTAGCGTCTTTAGTTTCCTTGTAGtcaacatgatgtcagcttcAATATTTGTCTAGTTCCTTGATGAcaagtactttggcttcctccgGTCCTCTGTTTAACTTGTAAATTTTGCAATTGTCGCTCCAAGCTCTTTGAATTTTCCAGTTTCCTTAGGTCGCATGCCTTCTTGGTGATGTCAGCGTTgagttttgtcagatgctcattgatgtagactaggggtcagcaacctttagcatTAAAGgagacattttgcctcctcttccagtaaaaaaaaatagtctagTGCTCATAAACTTgtcaaagttgtaatcttttttaaaGGTTACACGTTACAACAtcaaaattcaacaaataaaagtgcagcaAGTATGTGTCGACCTACTCTGAAGTCATTTAAACATTGAACTCTGTAAGACTTTTTGTGTGGCTCCTgtgtttgtttaaaatgaaaacaaaatgtaaccaactttaacataaaaaaaagctaatcagagttcacatttctgcatctGAGTGTTGTTTGCGCTCTTTTTCCATAGAGAGGCATTCTTCCATTTTGTCAGtcattcttgtttattttttaattcggaCAATAAATGCTCggtttttatgaacgattctttcatgtaggctccagcatacctgcgaccccagtgacgataagcggcatagaagatggatggatggatggactctttcatgtattctccaacGGCTTCCCTCTCCTTccgatctcatgtgcagcccagtgttgccaacttgggcatgttctcgctaaatctggcgattTTCCAAACCCTCTGGGGTTGACTAGCAACAAATGTAGGGACTTTTCCTGGTGTTGTTGGAgacttttctggtatttggagacgtaaaAGTGCAAGTATGTATTGTTCTGCGGTTGCTGCCGAGAGGTCCgccccgcctcacagcagtcacaagtagtgagtgcacagtcagctcccgcATCACACTATCTGCCCCTACCAGAGTTACCGCCTCAGCGATTAGTGTCACGCTCTCATTACACAGTTTTATTATACTGTGCAGTACCTTTCTTCAGCCTCAACTCcaaactccctcaccttttttgtCTCCAGTGATACTCACAGCATACACTAGTCTACCTCCtgttcccttgctcatccaatcagcagtcggAACGTTGTATCGACACATTTACAGACTTGCGGCGAGTCGGATATTAcacattctttttaaaaatgcttatttCCCCTActttggtgtttaaaaaaatcagagctCAGCAAAGGGAGCTGTAACAAGGAAGGTGAAGAGTCGCatgtgtcatgttctgcattctgctctgctgccctctgctgtttttgtgttgcagcacatccctgaacatgacccagacctaatcacacacacctgcagctcattacctcctcccttcttaagctgcagccaaacaatctaccagtgccagattgtactccttgactccctgacctcctgttccttgctcccgcttagcccggcttcttgttccttaccctgcattctggctcccttacctgcttgttcattcagccttgtatccaagatatctcctgtcaggtttgcctacagtgttttttgtttgtactttggtttttgttcctgacagccttttgctgtcagtgtttttcgttggttaaccgttagtggattttccttagttgtacttttaccttgtggactctttctgttccatattaaagtatttttgttactatttttgactctggttgtctgcattgggatcctgattcctgtcgtggctcccaccacgcctgacagaacaatctggccaaaatggatcccgcagacatggagcaCTTCCGCTCGGCCCTGGCACATCAAGGCCAATTAGTCGGTGGCCACGAGAAGACCCTCCAAGGCATCATGGAGGCCATATCGGTCCTATCTGCCGGCATGGACGCTCTAAACCTACGACTCGCCAGCACCTCCTCTCACCCGCCACCAGAGGTCAGTACGTCTCCACACGCCTTAGACGCACCTAATGGCGCAGCTGCACACGCACCTGTATCTCATCAGCTGCGAGAGCCTAATATCCCTCACCCTGCTCGCTTCTCTGGAGATTCGGACTCCTGCAACCAGTTTCTacaccagtgttccctcgtttttgACCAGCAGCCCACCACGTACACATCGGACCAATCCAAGGTAGCATTCATAATGAGCTTACTCTCGGGTAGAGCCGCTACGTGGGCTATGGTTGCGAGCACATCTATGCCTGCCATACGCACCTCCTTACCCATGTTCCTGGAAGAAATCAGACGGGTTTTTCACCATCCCATTCGGGGAATGGAAGCAGCTAGCCGACTACTAGACATGAAACAGAAAGGACGCTCGGTGGCAGATTTTTCTATTGATTTCCGAGTGCTTGCTGTAGAGAGtgggtatcccgataccgtTCTCCGAAGTATTTTTCGCAAAGCACTCGATGTACACATTAAAGATGAGCTGGTGGCTAAGGACAACACTACTTCCCTCAACGGCCTTATCAATTTAGCCATAGAGTTAGAGAACCGCATAAGGGAGAGGGTGAGAGAGTACACCAAGGAGGGATACGGCGGCAGGTTGTCAATTCCTACCAGGATACCATTACCATCTCCTGAGGGACAGAGGCTCGAACCAGGGATCGGAGACGCCGTGGCCGTACTACCAGAGGTTCCCATGCAACTTGGGGGACGACGCCTCGCCGCCGAGGAAAGAGCACGTCGTCGCAAGCTGAacctctgcctctactgtggAGATCCGGGGCATCGACTCCTCCAATGCCCCATTCGACCACATCGTCGCCAAGGATCGACTTCTGGATCAGCAGCGGAGTTAAAGCCAAGATCCAGGAGCAACCAACCGGCTACGGAGGACCATCCAGCCATGGGGAGCTGTGAGTACCTCCATGATTCAGCCACTACAGCGGA from Dunckerocampus dactyliophorus isolate RoL2022-P2 chromosome 5, RoL_Ddac_1.1, whole genome shotgun sequence encodes the following:
- the fanci gene encoding Fanconi anemia group I protein isoform X1 translates to MKAEMDRIIHLSDGDSSAELQKYLSSVTEDKLTTLITNCALKGKNVGLIIKAILKGSPPNSTEGSKRRLLLYQHCIPLCESGDLQSEVAADIIGLLMLETHTLNGSSLAKLAELFVKEVKGGKIFHGKSLELFPTVLTAMMACEKLSYGKGELSGEEYKKQLINSLCSCRWDSQCVIHLTTMFRDVPLSSDELHFLVEKVLRMFSKLDLQVIPPLVYQLLLLSAKGCKRQVLDGIITYFKQQDISQHEEQKDGESLDLEVQSIPQDQLRHVEGTVILHIVFAVRLDHDLGREFLKSIKTSYGDLCPFSVALLLSVARIQRYEEQVFELLKGAIIKSLKDEQLLQGSKFLQDLLPKHCSVSQMILDTVKNSVFGWDHVTQGLVQLGFFLMDTFGPKPGPFGKTAEGSATVARTPAQLACKLGGQVLLQGFKMHEAIRGDILEQVLNRLVTKTASPVNHFLDLFCDIVTSAPMILLESSSKVTETFDHLSYLPLATVQGLLKAVQPLLKVSISMKDALILVLRKAMFSSQLDGRKSAVTGFLLLLKNFKVLGSLASSQCSQTISSSQIQVDVHSRYNAAANEAFCLEILSSLRRCLGQQADVRLMLYEGFYGVLSRNSQLASSIMQTLLSQLRRYYEPEQDLLPPVKLQPCITAHGEQVHIQEPLAHLVSCTVHCLLWLKNMRHSTRTNGEDSDEDEDEDEEGYQSELQTILESMTKRMIKCEMEDFELDKSADFSNGSSVGVKNNIFVVLVMGLYEVLMEYNFVNANYSKILFEELLELFNRYHKMCEILREKSGKARLPSNKTPRSLLSMGFISTLLTVLFRDSSQSREEAVSVLRSSDEFVRYSLCVAVQKIQQLEETGMADGPDGQSSDLTFRFLCDMTSVLMWRYTYVPSTVEDAGKKDKRSSLSHLCLEGLLRIFTTCQQRCPDKMPKLLSSIGNSEDDADPEHDDGINYVYIRQFQRALFAQLSRGEEDFNSKEAQLLVSILSVLSLQLKPSSQQFVQMITWTVKICKETHFEDPALSKGLLSLLFSLHVLFKSPASLLLELCQDIHSHLGDIDQDVEVEEQSHFAIVNKKTATAAALLVLSQVDKVLDEVDWLICRKKSQTASDKSGPGEESTQPAGQQDPVEKAVTLQLGTLLTALNELVQTTLQLGTCTITLLRELSRTYTILTMLVKYYIQMCATQSGKLPSRFEKLVKLSGSHLTPQCYSFITYVQGGDSSAAGVDDKKKKKRTEVNTAASAKLLRETKVIPNLIFSIEQYEKFLITLSKKSKVNLMQYMKLSTSRDFRINAATLDAALQEQDGSQEAVSQDLEETQEPKQKKRKQ